One Halichoerus grypus chromosome 1, mHalGry1.hap1.1, whole genome shotgun sequence genomic region harbors:
- the CDV3 gene encoding protein CDV3 homolog isoform X3, with protein sequence MAETEERSLDNFFAKRDKKKKKERSSRAASAAGAAGGAGGSSGAAGAAGGGAGAGARPGDGGTAGAGAAGPGAATKAVTKDEDEWKEFEQKEVDYSGLRVQAMQISEKEEDDNEKREDPGDNWEEGGGGGGGVEKSSGPWNKTAPVQAPPAAVIVTETPEPAMTSGVYRPPGARLTTTRKTPQGPPEIYSDTQFPSLQSTAKHVESRKY encoded by the exons ATGGCCGAGACGGAGGAGCGGAGCCTAGACAACTTCTTCGCCAAGAgggacaagaagaagaagaaggagcgGAGCAGCCGGGCGGCGAGCGCCGCGGGCGCGGCGGGCGGCGCCGGCGGGAGCAGCGGAGCCGCgggcgcggcgggcggcggggcgggcgcgggggccCGGCCGGGCGACGGCGGGACCGCGGGCGCGGGGGCCGCCGGCCCCGGGGCCGCCACCAAGGCCGTGACTAAG GATGAAGATGAGTGGAAAGAATTTGAGCAAAAAGAGGTTGATTACAGCGGCCTCAGAGTTCAGGCGATGCAAATAAG TGAAAAGGAAGAAGATgataatgagaaaagagaagatcCAGGTGATAactgggaagaaggaggaggaggtggtggtggtgtagaAAAGTCTTCAGGTCCCTGGAATAAAACAGCTCCAGTACAAGCACCTCCTGCTGCAGTAATTG TTACAGAGACCCCAGAACCAGCAATGACTAGTGGTGTGTATAGGCCTCCTGGAGCCAGGTTAACCACAACAAGGAAAACACCACAAGGACCACCAGAAATCTACAGTGATACACAGTTCCCATCCCTGCAGTCCACTGCCAAGCATGTAGAAAGCCGGAA ATACTGA
- the CDV3 gene encoding protein CDV3 homolog isoform X1: MAETEERSLDNFFAKRDKKKKKERSSRAASAAGAAGGAGGSSGAAGAAGGGAGAGARPGDGGTAGAGAAGPGAATKAVTKDEDEWKEFEQKEVDYSGLRVQAMQISEKEEDDNEKREDPGDNWEEGGGGGGGVEKSSGPWNKTAPVQAPPAAVIVTETPEPAMTSGVYRPPGARLTTTRKTPQGPPEIYSDTQFPSLQSTAKHVESRKDKEMEKSFEVVRHKTRGRDEVSKNQALKLQLDNQYAVLENQKSSHTQYN; encoded by the exons ATGGCCGAGACGGAGGAGCGGAGCCTAGACAACTTCTTCGCCAAGAgggacaagaagaagaagaaggagcgGAGCAGCCGGGCGGCGAGCGCCGCGGGCGCGGCGGGCGGCGCCGGCGGGAGCAGCGGAGCCGCgggcgcggcgggcggcggggcgggcgcgggggccCGGCCGGGCGACGGCGGGACCGCGGGCGCGGGGGCCGCCGGCCCCGGGGCCGCCACCAAGGCCGTGACTAAG GATGAAGATGAGTGGAAAGAATTTGAGCAAAAAGAGGTTGATTACAGCGGCCTCAGAGTTCAGGCGATGCAAATAAG TGAAAAGGAAGAAGATgataatgagaaaagagaagatcCAGGTGATAactgggaagaaggaggaggaggtggtggtggtgtagaAAAGTCTTCAGGTCCCTGGAATAAAACAGCTCCAGTACAAGCACCTCCTGCTGCAGTAATTG TTACAGAGACCCCAGAACCAGCAATGACTAGTGGTGTGTATAGGCCTCCTGGAGCCAGGTTAACCACAACAAGGAAAACACCACAAGGACCACCAGAAATCTACAGTGATACACAGTTCCCATCCCTGCAGTCCACTGCCAAGCATGTAGAAAGCCGGAA ggataaagaaatggagaagagctTTGAAGTAGTAAGACACAAAACTAGAGGTAGGGATGAGGTTTCAAAAAACCAGGCCCTTAAACTTCAGCTAGACAACCAGTATGCTGTGCTTGAAAATCAGAAAAGCAGCCACACACAGTACAATTAA
- the CDV3 gene encoding protein CDV3 homolog isoform X4: MAETEERSLDNFFAKRDKKKKKERSSRAASAAGAAGGAGGSSGAAGAAGGGAGAGARPGDGGTAGAGAAGPGAATKAVTKDEDEWKEFEQKEVDYSGLRVQAMQISEKEEDDNEKREDPGDNWEEGGGGGGGVEKSSGPWNKTAPVQAPPAAVIVTETPEPAMTSGVYRPPGARLTTTRKTPQGPPEIYSDTQFPSLQSTAKHVESRK, translated from the exons ATGGCCGAGACGGAGGAGCGGAGCCTAGACAACTTCTTCGCCAAGAgggacaagaagaagaagaaggagcgGAGCAGCCGGGCGGCGAGCGCCGCGGGCGCGGCGGGCGGCGCCGGCGGGAGCAGCGGAGCCGCgggcgcggcgggcggcggggcgggcgcgggggccCGGCCGGGCGACGGCGGGACCGCGGGCGCGGGGGCCGCCGGCCCCGGGGCCGCCACCAAGGCCGTGACTAAG GATGAAGATGAGTGGAAAGAATTTGAGCAAAAAGAGGTTGATTACAGCGGCCTCAGAGTTCAGGCGATGCAAATAAG TGAAAAGGAAGAAGATgataatgagaaaagagaagatcCAGGTGATAactgggaagaaggaggaggaggtggtggtggtgtagaAAAGTCTTCAGGTCCCTGGAATAAAACAGCTCCAGTACAAGCACCTCCTGCTGCAGTAATTG TTACAGAGACCCCAGAACCAGCAATGACTAGTGGTGTGTATAGGCCTCCTGGAGCCAGGTTAACCACAACAAGGAAAACACCACAAGGACCACCAGAAATCTACAGTGATACACAGTTCCCATCCCTGCAGTCCACTGCCAAGCATGTAGAAAGCCGGAA GTAA
- the CDV3 gene encoding protein CDV3 homolog isoform X5, protein MQISEKEEDDNEKREDPGDNWEEGGGGGGGVEKSSGPWNKTAPVQAPPAAVIVTETPEPAMTSGVYRPPGARLTTTRKTPQGPPEIYSDTQFPSLQSTAKHVESRKDKEMEKSFEVVRHKTRGRDEVSKNQALKLQLDNQYAVLENQKSSHTQYN, encoded by the exons ATGCAAATAAG TGAAAAGGAAGAAGATgataatgagaaaagagaagatcCAGGTGATAactgggaagaaggaggaggaggtggtggtggtgtagaAAAGTCTTCAGGTCCCTGGAATAAAACAGCTCCAGTACAAGCACCTCCTGCTGCAGTAATTG TTACAGAGACCCCAGAACCAGCAATGACTAGTGGTGTGTATAGGCCTCCTGGAGCCAGGTTAACCACAACAAGGAAAACACCACAAGGACCACCAGAAATCTACAGTGATACACAGTTCCCATCCCTGCAGTCCACTGCCAAGCATGTAGAAAGCCGGAA ggataaagaaatggagaagagctTTGAAGTAGTAAGACACAAAACTAGAGGTAGGGATGAGGTTTCAAAAAACCAGGCCCTTAAACTTCAGCTAGACAACCAGTATGCTGTGCTTGAAAATCAGAAAAGCAGCCACACACAGTACAATTAA
- the CDV3 gene encoding protein CDV3 homolog isoform X2, which produces MAETEERSLDNFFAKRDKKKKKERSSRAASAAGAAGGAGGSSGAAGAAGGGAGAGARPGDGGTAGAGAAGPGAATKAVTKDEDEWKEFEQKEVDYSGLRVQAMQISEKEEDDNEKREDPGDNWEEGGGGGGGVEKSSGPWNKTAPVQAPPAAVIVTETPEPAMTSGVYRPPGARLTTTRKTPQGPPEIYSDTQFPSLQSTAKHVESRNRYLK; this is translated from the exons ATGGCCGAGACGGAGGAGCGGAGCCTAGACAACTTCTTCGCCAAGAgggacaagaagaagaagaaggagcgGAGCAGCCGGGCGGCGAGCGCCGCGGGCGCGGCGGGCGGCGCCGGCGGGAGCAGCGGAGCCGCgggcgcggcgggcggcggggcgggcgcgggggccCGGCCGGGCGACGGCGGGACCGCGGGCGCGGGGGCCGCCGGCCCCGGGGCCGCCACCAAGGCCGTGACTAAG GATGAAGATGAGTGGAAAGAATTTGAGCAAAAAGAGGTTGATTACAGCGGCCTCAGAGTTCAGGCGATGCAAATAAG TGAAAAGGAAGAAGATgataatgagaaaagagaagatcCAGGTGATAactgggaagaaggaggaggaggtggtggtggtgtagaAAAGTCTTCAGGTCCCTGGAATAAAACAGCTCCAGTACAAGCACCTCCTGCTGCAGTAATTG TTACAGAGACCCCAGAACCAGCAATGACTAGTGGTGTGTATAGGCCTCCTGGAGCCAGGTTAACCACAACAAGGAAAACACCACAAGGACCACCAGAAATCTACAGTGATACACAGTTCCCATCCCTGCAGTCCACTGCCAAGCATGTAGAAAGCCGGAA CAGGTACTTAAAATGA